In Electrophorus electricus isolate fEleEle1 chromosome 1, fEleEle1.pri, whole genome shotgun sequence, a single window of DNA contains:
- the mpp4b gene encoding MAGUK p55 subfamily member 4 isoform X2, with protein sequence MRPVMEPGPDPLGQDGMSMRDMGLAQISSHVMEELRDSVGSDTELLQVLLHAPWLQALLKVYDCLQRYLSSSAMVCLSCVSGLSLEIVSDLEVLPYPSQEAAELHNLLTKPHLQALLSVHDVVGLKDYEPVLPPLPETLPVDGEAMRIICLVKNNQPLGATIRRDERTGEIYVARVIHGGLADRSGLLYAGDRLVEVNGHAVFGLEPEQIIHILVQSQGAVTFKVVPIADRPVNTQSMLMFPSQLYVRALVHYNPWQDPAIPCAHAGLAFRKGDLLEIVDQTDALWWQARKLPCSATCAGLVPSANLLKRKQREFWWSQPKSHTCSQALSATHEGEYGLLVLQKRVAACFFLGA encoded by the exons ATGAGGCCAGTTATGGAACCTGGGCCAGATCCCCTGGGTCAAGATGGAATGAGTATGAGAGACATGG GCCTGGCACAGATCTCGTCTCACGTGATGGAAGAGTTGAGGGACTCTGTGGGCAGTGACACAGAGCTCCTGCAGGTGCTCCTTCACGCTCCCTGGCTGCAGGCTCTGCTGAAG GTATATGACTGCCTGCAGCGGTACCTCAGCAGCTCTGCCATGGTCTGTCTCTCCTGCGTCTCCGGGCTCTCACTCGAG ATTGTGTCAGATCTGGAGGTCCTGCCGTACCCTTCCCAGGAGGCCGCGGAGCTCCACAACCTCCTAACAAAGCCCCACCTACAG gctctgctctctgtccatgACGTGGTGGGCCTGAAGGACTACGAGCCTGTGCTGCCCCCGCTGCCCGAGACCCTGCCTGTGGACGGGGAGGCCATGAGGATCATCTGCCTGGTCAAGAACAATCAGCCATTG GGAGCGACTATACGGAGAGATGAAAGGACAGGAGAGATTTACGTGGCTCGGGTCATTCATGGAGGGCTGGCTGACCGCAGTG GCCTCCTGTATGCTGGAGACCGACTGGTTGAGGTGAACGGACATGCCGTGTTTGGATTGGAACCGGAGCAGATCATACATATACTG GTCCAGTCCCAGGGAGCCGTCACGTTTAAAGTCGTCCCCATCGCTGACAGGCCTGTGAACACCCAGTCGATG CTGATGTTTCCCTCCCAGCTGTATGTGCGTGCCCTGGTGCACTACAACCCGTGGCAGGACCCAGCCATCCCCTGTGCACATGCTGGTTTGGCCTTCAGGAAGGGGGACCTGCTGGAGATAGTGGACCAGACTGATGCCCTCTGGTGGCAGGCGAGGAAACTGCCATGCAGTGCCACCTGTGCCGGCCTCGTCCCCTCGGCCAATCTACTCAAGAG GAAGCAGAGAGAATTCTGGTGGTCGCAACCTAAATCTCACACCTGTAGTCAAGCCC TGAGCGCGACTCATGAAGGTGAGTATGGTTTATTGGTGTTGCAGAAACGAGTTGCCGCTTGTTTCTTTTTAGGGGCTTGA
- the mpp4b gene encoding MAGUK p55 subfamily member 4 isoform X1 — MHIHACAYMRLCAHVHAHLCVCMHGTGLAQISSHVMEELRDSVGSDTELLQVLLHAPWLQALLKVYDCLQRYLSSSAMVCLSCVSGLSLEIVSDLEVLPYPSQEAAELHNLLTKPHLQALLSVHDVVGLKDYEPVLPPLPETLPVDGEAMRIICLVKNNQPLGATIRRDERTGEIYVARVIHGGLADRSGLLYAGDRLVEVNGHAVFGLEPEQIIHILVQSQGAVTFKVVPIADRPVNTQSMLMFPSQLYVRALVHYNPWQDPAIPCAHAGLAFRKGDLLEIVDQTDALWWQARKLPCSATCAGLVPSANLLKRKQREFWWSQPKSHTCSQALSATHEGEYGLLVLQKRVAACFFLGA; from the exons ATGCATATTCATGCATGCGCGTatatgcgtttgtgtgcgcatgtgcatgctcatttgtgtgtatgcatgcatggtACAGGCCTGGCACAGATCTCGTCTCACGTGATGGAAGAGTTGAGGGACTCTGTGGGCAGTGACACAGAGCTCCTGCAGGTGCTCCTTCACGCTCCCTGGCTGCAGGCTCTGCTGAAG GTATATGACTGCCTGCAGCGGTACCTCAGCAGCTCTGCCATGGTCTGTCTCTCCTGCGTCTCCGGGCTCTCACTCGAG ATTGTGTCAGATCTGGAGGTCCTGCCGTACCCTTCCCAGGAGGCCGCGGAGCTCCACAACCTCCTAACAAAGCCCCACCTACAG gctctgctctctgtccatgACGTGGTGGGCCTGAAGGACTACGAGCCTGTGCTGCCCCCGCTGCCCGAGACCCTGCCTGTGGACGGGGAGGCCATGAGGATCATCTGCCTGGTCAAGAACAATCAGCCATTG GGAGCGACTATACGGAGAGATGAAAGGACAGGAGAGATTTACGTGGCTCGGGTCATTCATGGAGGGCTGGCTGACCGCAGTG GCCTCCTGTATGCTGGAGACCGACTGGTTGAGGTGAACGGACATGCCGTGTTTGGATTGGAACCGGAGCAGATCATACATATACTG GTCCAGTCCCAGGGAGCCGTCACGTTTAAAGTCGTCCCCATCGCTGACAGGCCTGTGAACACCCAGTCGATG CTGATGTTTCCCTCCCAGCTGTATGTGCGTGCCCTGGTGCACTACAACCCGTGGCAGGACCCAGCCATCCCCTGTGCACATGCTGGTTTGGCCTTCAGGAAGGGGGACCTGCTGGAGATAGTGGACCAGACTGATGCCCTCTGGTGGCAGGCGAGGAAACTGCCATGCAGTGCCACCTGTGCCGGCCTCGTCCCCTCGGCCAATCTACTCAAGAG GAAGCAGAGAGAATTCTGGTGGTCGCAACCTAAATCTCACACCTGTAGTCAAGCCC TGAGCGCGACTCATGAAGGTGAGTATGGTTTATTGGTGTTGCAGAAACGAGTTGCCGCTTGTTTCTTTTTAGGGGCTTGA
- the mpp4b gene encoding MAGUK p55 subfamily member 4 isoform X3 gives MHIHACAYMRLCAHVHAHLCVCMHGTGLAQISSHVMEELRDSVGSDTELLQVLLHAPWLQALLKVYDCLQRYLSSSAMVCLSCVSGLSLEIVSDLEVLPYPSQEAAELHNLLTKPHLQALLSVHDVVGLKDYEPVLPPLPETLPVDGEAMRIICLVKNNQPLGATIRRDERTGEIYVARVIHGGLADRSGLLYAGDRLVEVNGHAVFGLEPEQIIHILVQSQGAVTFKVVPIADRPVNTQSMLYVRALVHYNPWQDPAIPCAHAGLAFRKGDLLEIVDQTDALWWQARKLPCSATCAGLVPSANLLKRKQREFWWSQPKSHTCSQALSATHEGEYGLLVLQKRVAACFFLGA, from the exons ATGCATATTCATGCATGCGCGTatatgcgtttgtgtgcgcatgtgcatgctcatttgtgtgtatgcatgcatggtACAGGCCTGGCACAGATCTCGTCTCACGTGATGGAAGAGTTGAGGGACTCTGTGGGCAGTGACACAGAGCTCCTGCAGGTGCTCCTTCACGCTCCCTGGCTGCAGGCTCTGCTGAAG GTATATGACTGCCTGCAGCGGTACCTCAGCAGCTCTGCCATGGTCTGTCTCTCCTGCGTCTCCGGGCTCTCACTCGAG ATTGTGTCAGATCTGGAGGTCCTGCCGTACCCTTCCCAGGAGGCCGCGGAGCTCCACAACCTCCTAACAAAGCCCCACCTACAG gctctgctctctgtccatgACGTGGTGGGCCTGAAGGACTACGAGCCTGTGCTGCCCCCGCTGCCCGAGACCCTGCCTGTGGACGGGGAGGCCATGAGGATCATCTGCCTGGTCAAGAACAATCAGCCATTG GGAGCGACTATACGGAGAGATGAAAGGACAGGAGAGATTTACGTGGCTCGGGTCATTCATGGAGGGCTGGCTGACCGCAGTG GCCTCCTGTATGCTGGAGACCGACTGGTTGAGGTGAACGGACATGCCGTGTTTGGATTGGAACCGGAGCAGATCATACATATACTG GTCCAGTCCCAGGGAGCCGTCACGTTTAAAGTCGTCCCCATCGCTGACAGGCCTGTGAACACCCAGTCGATG CTGTATGTGCGTGCCCTGGTGCACTACAACCCGTGGCAGGACCCAGCCATCCCCTGTGCACATGCTGGTTTGGCCTTCAGGAAGGGGGACCTGCTGGAGATAGTGGACCAGACTGATGCCCTCTGGTGGCAGGCGAGGAAACTGCCATGCAGTGCCACCTGTGCCGGCCTCGTCCCCTCGGCCAATCTACTCAAGAG GAAGCAGAGAGAATTCTGGTGGTCGCAACCTAAATCTCACACCTGTAGTCAAGCCC TGAGCGCGACTCATGAAGGTGAGTATGGTTTATTGGTGTTGCAGAAACGAGTTGCCGCTTGTTTCTTTTTAGGGGCTTGA